The Leadbettera azotonutricia ZAS-9 genome has a window encoding:
- a CDS encoding sugar phosphate isomerase/epimerase family protein encodes MMKIGVNTVLFKDFTLRETFAAISRAGYDGVEISAIQGMCEHLVLDNWAAQAQEILALSKQYNLALLSMEVTVLDEARLEKAFAAAKALGIPVINVGPGGKSGDEATLKESLATLKARSELAAKYGVTLCVKAHVGAAIYNTPTTLEAMKAIPLDSFGIDMDPSHIHRAGETPKESLKAVIARVKHIHIRDCKGLGPSPGEPGLQTCGRGDIDLFGYFKVLADAKYEGPVCLEVIGPSQSIEQAITIAAESMGFIRACLKNLSIR; translated from the coding sequence ATGATGAAAATCGGCGTTAATACTGTATTATTCAAGGATTTCACCCTGCGGGAGACCTTTGCGGCTATTTCCCGTGCCGGCTACGACGGGGTGGAAATCTCTGCCATCCAGGGCATGTGCGAACATTTGGTGCTGGACAACTGGGCCGCGCAAGCCCAGGAGATTCTTGCCCTTTCAAAGCAGTACAACCTTGCCCTGCTTTCCATGGAAGTCACTGTCCTGGACGAGGCAAGGCTGGAAAAAGCCTTTGCGGCTGCCAAAGCCCTGGGTATCCCCGTGATCAATGTAGGCCCCGGCGGCAAATCCGGGGATGAAGCAACCCTCAAGGAATCCCTTGCAACACTCAAAGCCCGTTCAGAGCTGGCTGCGAAATATGGCGTCACTCTCTGCGTAAAAGCCCATGTGGGCGCTGCAATCTACAATACCCCCACTACCCTCGAAGCCATGAAAGCTATCCCCCTGGATTCTTTCGGCATCGACATGGATCCCAGCCACATTCACCGGGCTGGGGAAACCCCCAAAGAAAGCCTCAAGGCAGTCATTGCAAGGGTTAAGCACATCCATATCCGGGACTGCAAGGGATTGGGGCCTTCTCCCGGGGAACCGGGCCTCCAGACCTGTGGAAGGGGCGATATCGATCTTTTCGGTTATTTCAAAGTTTTGGCAGATGCCAAATACGAAGGCCCTGTATGCCTCGAAGTGATAGGCCCTTCCCAATCCATTGAACAGGCAATCACCATCGCTGCCGAAAGCATGGGCTTTATAAGAGCCTGCTTAAAAAACCTCAGCATACGCTAA
- a CDS encoding sulfatase family protein: protein MKKPNLLFVGIDSLRRDHMSLYGHTNLTTPHLDKYAKSGAVWNKCFSASIPTTSGYANMLTGHDVFGTDIVALRHKGSYAPGVKTLPEILRENGYATSCVGFTGNPASRGFDKYIDFEGWGSFAEGRSHKAENLNDVTIPELKRLAAQDKPFLLFLRHMDPHAPYLPPRPFERLFYAENEFDKKNKSLDPVYAFKPFSDFFKSWFPPGCTDAEYIKAQYDGEIAYMDSCIAVLLEEVRKLGIEDETLIVFTSDHGETLYDHDCFFDHHGLYECTLSVPLIFRYPKKIPAETRFDDIVTLKDVLPTILDIMGINRKGIPMEGRSLLARMTGGGLKQEPEFYITECTWMRKHGWRTPQYKLIRALEPDFHHKPETELYDLVRDPGENDNIAKKEPEIVKVLTDRMDKWIKKREKETGRTAPSFTNIHWHGIEGRGVFKTSDEAYNTMYIGGIQAAQKLQESQKKDKK from the coding sequence ATGAAGAAACCTAATCTGCTCTTTGTAGGCATCGACAGTTTGAGGCGTGATCACATGAGTCTCTACGGCCACACAAACCTCACCACCCCCCATCTGGATAAATATGCCAAGTCAGGGGCTGTATGGAACAAGTGTTTCAGTGCATCCATCCCCACTACCTCGGGGTACGCCAACATGCTCACAGGCCATGATGTTTTCGGTACCGACATAGTTGCCTTGCGCCACAAGGGGTCTTATGCGCCGGGTGTCAAAACCCTCCCGGAGATCCTCAGGGAAAACGGCTATGCCACAAGCTGCGTGGGCTTTACCGGGAACCCCGCCAGCCGGGGCTTTGACAAGTACATCGATTTTGAAGGCTGGGGATCTTTTGCGGAGGGCCGTTCTCATAAAGCCGAAAATCTCAATGATGTTACCATTCCTGAACTGAAACGCCTGGCTGCCCAGGATAAGCCCTTCCTCCTCTTTTTGAGGCATATGGATCCCCATGCTCCTTATCTTCCCCCAAGGCCCTTCGAAAGGCTCTTCTATGCCGAAAATGAATTCGACAAAAAAAACAAATCCCTTGATCCGGTTTATGCCTTTAAGCCTTTCTCCGATTTTTTCAAATCATGGTTCCCGCCGGGATGTACTGATGCCGAGTACATCAAGGCGCAGTACGATGGCGAAATCGCCTATATGGATTCGTGCATCGCAGTATTGCTGGAAGAAGTCAGAAAATTGGGCATTGAGGATGAAACCCTCATCGTCTTTACTTCCGATCATGGCGAAACCCTTTACGATCATGACTGTTTCTTTGATCATCACGGCCTTTACGAATGCACCTTAAGCGTTCCCCTGATTTTCCGCTACCCCAAAAAGATCCCCGCAGAAACACGCTTTGACGATATTGTCACCCTCAAGGATGTGCTTCCCACTATCCTGGATATCATGGGCATTAACCGCAAAGGTATCCCCATGGAAGGGCGGAGCCTCCTGGCCCGCATGACCGGGGGTGGATTAAAACAAGAGCCTGAATTCTACATCACCGAATGTACCTGGATGAGGAAGCATGGCTGGCGCACACCCCAGTATAAACTTATCAGGGCTTTGGAGCCTGACTTCCACCACAAACCGGAAACGGAGTTATACGATCTTGTCCGCGATCCCGGGGAAAATGACAATATCGCAAAAAAAGAACCGGAAATTGTAAAAGTACTAACGGATCGCATGGACAAATGGATCAAGAAACGGGAAAAGGAAACAGGACGTACCGCCCCCTCGTTTACCAATATCCACTGGCACGGCATTGAAGGCCGGGGGGTTTTTAAGACATCCGATGAAGCCTACAATACCATGTATATAGGCGGTATCCAGGCAGCGCAGAAACTTCAGGAATCCCAAAAGAAGGATAAAAAATAA
- a CDS encoding Gfo/Idh/MocA family protein, whose amino-acid sequence MLKVCVIGMGHIGNLHAKIYRERKDCTLAAICDKIPSIAEESGKRHSVKWYTDAADMLAKEKPDIVSVATGGFEYSSDHYEPTIQALKAGCHVLGEKPISNDLRHGTEMVRTAKEMGVCYAIDLNHRFTPAARTAKKWQNEGLVGGLLFCNMALWIGKPQDLDSPYYHLKALNPHSVDIMRYFMGDVDEVSCFAMTAPGRNIYSTASINMKFKCGAVGHLTSSYDIARGHPMERCEVAGLKGRLIFEDMWREATLYPSGDPVKMQYTNPVFGGFESFDDTFRDRIGSFVEQIARGDKPEEIDGSGEAGLAAQRVIHAAIASLKEGGKVVRVDDTEE is encoded by the coding sequence ATGCTTAAGGTCTGCGTTATCGGTATGGGCCACATCGGAAATCTCCACGCAAAGATCTACCGCGAAAGGAAGGACTGCACCCTTGCCGCAATTTGCGACAAAATCCCTTCCATCGCGGAAGAAAGTGGGAAGCGCCACAGCGTAAAATGGTACACCGATGCTGCCGATATGCTTGCCAAAGAAAAGCCTGACATTGTTTCTGTGGCTACCGGAGGTTTTGAATACTCTTCGGATCACTACGAGCCTACCATCCAGGCTTTGAAAGCAGGCTGCCATGTGCTGGGCGAAAAGCCCATTTCCAACGATCTCCGCCATGGAACAGAAATGGTAAGGACCGCCAAAGAAATGGGGGTCTGTTATGCCATAGACCTTAACCACCGCTTTACGCCGGCAGCACGGACCGCAAAAAAGTGGCAGAACGAAGGCCTCGTCGGTGGGCTTCTCTTCTGCAACATGGCCCTCTGGATAGGAAAGCCCCAGGACCTTGATTCGCCCTACTACCACCTTAAAGCCCTGAACCCCCACAGTGTGGACATCATGCGTTATTTCATGGGAGATGTGGATGAAGTTTCCTGCTTCGCAATGACAGCTCCGGGGCGCAACATCTATTCCACGGCTTCCATCAACATGAAATTCAAGTGCGGCGCTGTGGGGCATCTTACATCAAGCTATGATATTGCCCGGGGCCATCCCATGGAACGCTGTGAAGTTGCAGGGCTCAAGGGCCGGTTGATCTTCGAAGATATGTGGCGGGAGGCAACCCTTTACCCCTCGGGCGATCCCGTCAAGATGCAGTACACCAACCCTGTGTTCGGGGGCTTTGAAAGTTTTGATGACACCTTTAGGGATCGCATTGGCAGTTTTGTGGAACAGATAGCCCGTGGGGATAAGCCGGAAGAGATCGACGGATCAGGGGAAGCCGGGCTTGCGGCCCAAAGGGTAATACACGCTGCCATAGCCTCTCTCAAAGAAGGCGGCAAAGTCGTCCGGGTGGACGACACGGAGGAATAA
- a CDS encoding AraC family transcriptional regulator: MSCLSWASLGGDSGCPVKVNERIQSTMYRHSHEFFEFVYVEEGFCLHFSGSGVELLMGGDLLAMSPGMEHYYWCKKNITIVNIMFLPEIFSGLMKDIKSLPGMEDFFEGKLQNPLLSHLSFDDREEMRRIINALRKEEEQKIVGWELRSKALLTNVIIILSRVVNTRFSKQGNKNPYLGYTLKTVERIEENYSEALTVRDLAGSLGIGPDHLTRQFHQIMGITPTEYLRRRRFAKALELLRKQQPVSEVYAASGFRSINYFSREFKNLFKMTPSEFKRQAKLNK, translated from the coding sequence ATGAGCTGCCTAAGCTGGGCTTCCCTGGGGGGAGATTCAGGATGCCCCGTGAAGGTGAACGAACGCATCCAGAGCACCATGTACAGGCACAGCCACGAGTTTTTTGAATTCGTCTATGTCGAAGAAGGGTTCTGCCTTCATTTCTCGGGGTCAGGAGTGGAACTACTCATGGGAGGGGATCTCCTTGCCATGAGTCCGGGAATGGAGCATTACTACTGGTGCAAAAAAAATATCACTATAGTGAACATCATGTTCCTGCCGGAAATTTTTTCCGGATTAATGAAAGACATCAAATCCCTGCCGGGCATGGAAGATTTTTTCGAAGGGAAGCTCCAGAACCCCCTCCTGAGCCATTTAAGTTTTGACGACAGGGAAGAAATGCGCAGGATCATCAACGCCCTGCGAAAGGAAGAAGAGCAGAAAATTGTTGGCTGGGAACTCAGAAGCAAGGCCCTGCTGACAAACGTGATTATAATTCTTTCCAGGGTTGTGAACACCAGGTTCTCAAAGCAGGGAAACAAGAACCCCTACCTTGGCTATACCCTTAAAACAGTGGAGCGCATCGAAGAAAATTATTCAGAAGCCCTGACTGTGAGAGATTTGGCGGGTAGCCTGGGCATTGGGCCTGATCACCTTACACGGCAGTTCCACCAGATCATGGGGATAACCCCGACTGAGTATCTGAGGCGCCGCCGTTTTGCAAAGGCTTTGGAACTGCTGCGAAAACAGCAGCCAGTGTCAGAAGTTTATGCTGCATCGGGATTCAGAAGCATCAATTATTTTTCCAGGGAGTTTAAAAACCTTTTTAAAATGACCCCCAGCGAATTCAAACGCCAGGCGAAGTTGAACAAATAA
- a CDS encoding Gfo/Idh/MocA family protein has product MGIKVAIIGCGGIGTNHANCYKNDSLAELVAVCDIVPEKARKLGEDKGVPWYKSTKEMFAAHPEIESVSVTTSGYDNGSMHFEPAMEALDAGKNVLVEKPICADLRDAQELVRYAGKKKLYLGCNLNHYFTKTAERADELIRDKKIGELVYCIHKVGFNGNEKKYTGPGTPRWQTPYSHVKAFCAHPFSVMRHFCGDIMQVQAFMDRPGIRRSQLDPMLSINGIHVRFANGGIGYLLSQRGDAMFGLGGWWSYEHAGTRGTFCIENCVEKLHYWDVDKVENPGMASPKPEIFDTGITDFNATFPSRIHAWLEDLANKVPLEHLRASGRDALATLTYTFAAMRSYEEGGALVIPEALPALHGDIKYVW; this is encoded by the coding sequence ATGGGTATTAAAGTTGCGATTATCGGCTGCGGCGGCATAGGTACTAACCATGCCAACTGCTACAAAAATGACAGCCTTGCGGAATTGGTCGCGGTCTGCGATATAGTCCCCGAAAAGGCCAGGAAGCTGGGCGAGGATAAAGGAGTGCCCTGGTACAAATCCACAAAGGAAATGTTCGCAGCCCACCCTGAGATCGAATCTGTGAGTGTTACTACTTCCGGTTATGACAATGGCTCTATGCACTTTGAACCTGCCATGGAAGCCCTGGATGCGGGAAAAAATGTTTTAGTGGAAAAGCCAATCTGCGCAGATCTCCGGGATGCCCAGGAACTGGTGCGTTATGCCGGAAAAAAGAAACTCTACCTGGGATGCAACCTGAACCACTATTTTACCAAAACCGCAGAGCGGGCAGATGAGCTTATCAGAGACAAAAAAATCGGCGAGCTGGTGTACTGCATTCATAAAGTAGGTTTCAACGGCAATGAAAAGAAATACACCGGACCCGGCACCCCCAGGTGGCAAACTCCCTATTCTCATGTCAAAGCTTTCTGCGCACATCCCTTCTCGGTGATGCGCCATTTTTGCGGTGATATTATGCAGGTGCAGGCCTTTATGGACAGACCCGGCATACGCCGCAGCCAGCTGGATCCCATGCTCTCCATTAACGGTATCCATGTGCGTTTTGCCAATGGCGGAATAGGCTATCTCCTGAGCCAGCGGGGCGATGCCATGTTCGGCCTTGGCGGCTGGTGGAGCTATGAGCATGCAGGCACCAGGGGTACCTTCTGTATCGAAAACTGTGTGGAAAAGTTGCATTACTGGGATGTTGACAAAGTAGAAAATCCCGGTATGGCCAGCCCCAAACCGGAAATTTTCGATACCGGCATCACGGACTTCAACGCTACCTTTCCTTCGAGGATCCACGCATGGCTGGAAGATCTTGCCAATAAGGTACCCCTTGAACACCTCCGCGCTTCGGGCAGGGACGCCCTGGCAACTCTAACCTATACCTTCGCGGCAATGCGCTCTTATGAAGAAGGCGGCGCCCTGGTAATCCCCGAGGCCCTGCCGGCCCTCCACGGCGATATAAAGTACGTTTGGTAA
- a CDS encoding sulfatase-like hydrolase/transferase has product MVTTMAGQYRNLLFLLADQLRHDAPGYALGGKGLSKTPHIDRLASRGIAYSRAYTPLPVCAPARQSLLCGRHPDSFGAFWNHGFFNTPDFVPPSTLTQNLAACGKRGYFAGKWDIAKGTKPQDFGFSAYCSKSEYALYYKDRYPALNFEGGWMGCESPVKLEDADTHFFARKAVDFIREKPSPNENGFFLWVDFGVPHLPCRPSAPFSAMYSAKDFPPWQGFGDPKENKPYCHKQQTLNWNLDKASWEEMAAQVARYCGVVSQLDDAIGFIVKALEESGHLDDTLIILTSDHGDMCGNHRMFDKHNTMYDDIVRVPLVISGSSFTPHSSEALVSNCLDLPLTISSLMGLPALSGAHGFCLPLKGESTRNFITSSSNGQQFGFFNTRMITDGRYKYVWNLTDVDEFYDAQTDPGECCNLIYDSSMAEYIKKFRRELFNDLKAHGDPFASEWLAPQLLEGRKL; this is encoded by the coding sequence TTGGTAACAACAATGGCCGGTCAATACCGCAACCTGCTTTTTCTTCTGGCAGACCAGCTCCGCCATGACGCACCGGGTTATGCCCTGGGCGGAAAGGGGCTGTCAAAAACTCCCCATATTGACCGGCTTGCTTCCCGGGGCATTGCATACAGCAGAGCATACACGCCCCTGCCCGTGTGCGCCCCGGCGAGGCAGTCCCTATTATGCGGAAGGCATCCCGATTCTTTCGGGGCTTTCTGGAACCACGGTTTTTTTAATACTCCTGATTTCGTGCCCCCGAGCACTTTAACCCAAAACCTTGCAGCCTGCGGAAAGCGCGGGTATTTCGCAGGTAAATGGGATATTGCGAAGGGCACAAAGCCGCAAGACTTTGGTTTTAGCGCCTATTGCAGTAAAAGCGAATATGCTCTTTATTATAAAGACCGTTATCCTGCCTTGAACTTCGAGGGCGGGTGGATGGGCTGCGAAAGTCCGGTTAAGCTTGAAGATGCGGACACTCATTTTTTTGCCAGAAAAGCTGTGGATTTTATACGGGAAAAGCCTTCCCCAAACGAAAACGGATTCTTTCTCTGGGTGGATTTCGGCGTGCCCCACCTTCCCTGTAGGCCCAGTGCGCCCTTCTCTGCAATGTATTCAGCGAAAGATTTCCCCCCCTGGCAAGGTTTTGGCGATCCAAAGGAAAACAAGCCTTACTGCCACAAACAGCAGACGTTGAACTGGAACCTTGACAAGGCAAGCTGGGAAGAAATGGCAGCCCAGGTTGCCCGTTACTGCGGCGTAGTGTCGCAGCTGGACGACGCCATTGGGTTCATCGTTAAGGCTCTCGAAGAATCAGGGCATCTTGACGATACTCTCATAATCCTTACTTCCGATCATGGCGACATGTGCGGGAACCACCGCATGTTCGACAAGCATAATACCATGTACGACGACATAGTGAGGGTGCCCCTTGTAATAAGCGGATCTTCTTTTACACCCCATTCAAGCGAGGCCCTGGTTTCAAACTGCCTGGATCTGCCCCTGACTATTTCGAGCCTCATGGGGCTTCCGGCTTTAAGCGGCGCTCACGGATTTTGCCTTCCCCTCAAAGGTGAAAGTACAAGAAACTTTATAACATCATCTTCCAATGGGCAGCAGTTTGGATTTTTCAACACCCGGATGATTACTGACGGCCGTTACAAATACGTTTGGAATCTTACAGATGTCGATGAATTTTACGATGCACAAACAGATCCGGGGGAATGCTGCAATTTGATATATGACAGCTCTATGGCTGAATACATTAAAAAATTCCGCAGAGAATTGTTTAACGATTTAAAAGCTCATGGCGATCCCTTTGCTTCAGAGTGGCTTGCCCCTCAATTATTGGAAGGAAGAAAACTTTAG
- a CDS encoding extracellular solute-binding protein has translation MKRTASKAICVLLVLAGSALILVMMAGCRPKAAASSVEPGSLKKLVFATTENTDPNYSYKNKLPVWAELEKRTGIEIEFEVTPTADFDSVMSVRLAAGVNLPDIVRLPAGNPLQFSVNGLIIPLNDLIDQYGANIKALFEKRPDVRNALTAPDGKLYVLAAIVDARSHINFPSFGIRKDWAAKLGLQEPDTISDWYNVLKAIKTGDPNGNGKADEIPYTAYKDRNNGIFRFGEAWGLHLYVSDGWYAYGSTVAYDWIDPRLKDYLEEMHKWYAEGLIDPEFNSQTNEQYTAKCISNIAGSESQFMSMIYPQWNVRMAPDTPGVHWESVNPPAGPKGDRFLIRETPIEAIYFAVTRDCKDPVTAIKWLDYMYASPEGQILLCNFGIEGVTFNLIDGKPMLGDAILKYERGSGLGMEIQGMNGAAFPRVLMPEMIEQRFMHYTDEFAAAKKASAFYIPPFPVIMATDEETSELQSIMADIDTLRQEYFYDFITGRKNLSLFDSYISQIKAMGIDRAIAIKQVQYNRSQGIPK, from the coding sequence ATGAAAAGAACTGCATCAAAAGCGATCTGTGTTTTATTGGTCCTGGCAGGAAGCGCCTTAATCCTGGTCATGATGGCAGGCTGCAGGCCCAAGGCAGCTGCATCCAGCGTGGAACCAGGCAGTCTTAAAAAACTGGTTTTCGCAACCACTGAAAATACAGACCCCAATTACAGCTACAAAAACAAGCTCCCCGTATGGGCCGAGCTTGAAAAACGTACAGGGATCGAAATTGAATTCGAAGTAACCCCCACCGCTGACTTTGACAGTGTTATGAGCGTGCGTCTTGCAGCCGGGGTGAACCTCCCGGATATCGTGCGCCTTCCTGCAGGGAATCCCCTTCAGTTCTCAGTCAACGGCCTTATCATTCCCTTAAACGATCTTATCGATCAATATGGGGCGAATATCAAAGCCCTTTTTGAAAAACGCCCTGATGTAAGGAATGCCCTTACCGCGCCTGATGGCAAACTATATGTTTTGGCAGCTATCGTTGACGCGCGGTCCCATATAAATTTCCCTTCTTTTGGAATACGCAAGGACTGGGCGGCCAAACTGGGCCTCCAGGAACCTGATACTATAAGCGACTGGTACAATGTGCTTAAGGCTATCAAAACAGGCGACCCAAATGGCAACGGAAAAGCCGATGAAATTCCCTACACTGCTTACAAGGATCGCAACAATGGGATCTTCCGTTTCGGGGAAGCCTGGGGGCTTCATCTCTATGTCAGCGATGGCTGGTATGCCTACGGCAGTACCGTGGCTTATGACTGGATAGATCCCAGGCTCAAGGATTATCTTGAGGAGATGCACAAATGGTACGCCGAAGGTCTCATCGACCCTGAATTCAATTCCCAGACCAATGAACAATATACTGCCAAGTGTATCAGTAACATTGCCGGCTCGGAATCGCAGTTTATGAGCATGATATACCCCCAGTGGAATGTCAGAATGGCGCCTGATACCCCCGGTGTCCATTGGGAAAGCGTCAACCCGCCTGCGGGGCCAAAGGGTGATCGTTTTCTGATTCGGGAAACTCCCATAGAGGCAATCTATTTCGCCGTAACCCGCGACTGCAAAGATCCGGTGACTGCCATTAAATGGCTGGACTATATGTATGCTTCTCCTGAGGGGCAAATACTCTTGTGCAACTTTGGCATCGAAGGGGTTACATTCAATTTGATAGACGGCAAACCCATGCTGGGCGATGCCATCCTCAAATACGAACGGGGTTCGGGGCTGGGTATGGAGATCCAGGGCATGAATGGAGCTGCATTCCCCAGAGTACTCATGCCCGAAATGATCGAGCAGCGTTTTATGCACTATACTGACGAATTCGCTGCTGCTAAAAAAGCTTCTGCGTTTTATATTCCGCCCTTCCCAGTTATCATGGCTACCGACGAAGAAACTTCGGAGCTGCAATCCATCATGGCCGATATCGACACCCTGAGGCAAGAATATTTTTATGACTTTATCACCGGAAGGAAGAACCTCTCCCTCTTTGACAGTTATATTTCTCAGATAAAAGCCATGGGTATTGATCGCGCCATCGCCATCAAGCAGGTTCAATACAACCGTTCCCAGGGAATTCCCAAATAG
- a CDS encoding ABC transporter permease, whose product MTVQKNNPLSRRQNLWRNLKRDRMLILLALPAVLYFAVFHYLPMIGTVIAFQNFRPGAGLFSSSWVGIRWFKEFFSSIFFSRLLVNTFLLSFYMLIFAFPVPIIFALMLCEVKDGLFRRTIQAISFLPHFISLVVVVGILQNFLSISDGVINQFRGFLGFKAIGFLDDPGYFRMVYVVSGIWQEFGWNSIVYIAAIAGISPQLYEAARIDGCSRFRQMIHITLPGIMPAAVTLLILHLGKMMSVGFEKIILMYSPSTYSVADVLSTYVYRRGIVDMQFSYAGAVDLFNSVINLVLLLAVNRISRRRTGVGLF is encoded by the coding sequence ATGACCGTACAGAAGAATAATCCATTAAGCCGCAGGCAGAACCTTTGGCGCAATCTGAAACGGGACAGGATGCTCATCCTTCTTGCCCTGCCTGCAGTGTTGTACTTTGCAGTGTTTCATTATCTCCCCATGATCGGTACAGTCATAGCTTTCCAGAATTTTAGGCCAGGAGCCGGGCTTTTCAGCAGCTCCTGGGTAGGAATACGCTGGTTTAAAGAATTTTTCTCTTCCATATTTTTTTCGCGCCTCCTCGTAAACACCTTTCTGCTCAGCTTCTACATGCTGATATTTGCCTTCCCCGTTCCCATTATCTTTGCACTCATGCTGTGCGAAGTAAAGGATGGGCTTTTCAGGCGCACTATTCAGGCAATAAGTTTTCTGCCCCATTTTATTTCCCTTGTAGTAGTAGTAGGGATACTGCAAAATTTTCTTTCCATCAGTGATGGGGTCATAAACCAGTTCAGGGGTTTCCTCGGCTTCAAGGCAATAGGTTTTTTGGATGACCCTGGGTATTTCAGGATGGTCTATGTGGTTTCGGGCATCTGGCAGGAATTCGGCTGGAATTCCATCGTGTATATAGCAGCCATTGCGGGCATCAGCCCCCAGTTATACGAAGCTGCCCGCATAGACGGATGTTCCCGATTCCGCCAGATGATCCATATTACCCTGCCGGGCATCATGCCTGCGGCCGTCACCCTCCTCATACTCCATTTGGGGAAGATGATGAGCGTAGGTTTTGAAAAAATAATACTCATGTATAGCCCTTCAACTTATTCGGTAGCCGATGTGCTTTCTACCTATGTTTACCGCAGGGGTATCGTGGACATGCAGTTTTCCTACGCAGGGGCGGTGGATCTTTTTAATTCGGTGATAAACCTTGTTCTGCTCCTTGCAGTAAACAGAATTTCACGCCGCAGAACCGGCGTAGGGCTTTTTTAA
- a CDS encoding carbohydrate ABC transporter permease — MAHQASVRFDGSRFLHRVIVLLLILLLFITLYPVIYILSMSISEANAVLRREVILFPKGFSLKSYTLVFENPQVWRSYLNTVIYTVAGTCINLLLTLTCAYAVSQQKFFLRKGLMVFITLTMMFSGGMIPGFLLVTRLGIYNTRWAILLPGAVSAWNLIIARNFFMTTIPDELIESAKIDGANDISIFARIVLPLSGAIIAVMTLFYAVGHWNMWFKAMIYVPNINLQPLQLYLRNVLLLNSPEAMAGLDDAMERIAYAMQLKYAVIVVATLPVMCLYPFVAKHFAKGVMVGAIKE; from the coding sequence ATGGCGCATCAGGCATCTGTCAGGTTTGACGGTTCAAGGTTTCTCCACAGGGTTATTGTATTATTGCTGATACTGCTGCTCTTCATAACCCTTTACCCGGTGATATACATTCTTTCCATGTCCATATCCGAAGCAAACGCAGTACTTCGCCGGGAAGTAATACTCTTCCCCAAAGGTTTTTCTTTGAAAAGCTATACTCTTGTTTTTGAAAACCCCCAGGTTTGGCGCTCTTATCTTAACACTGTTATCTATACTGTCGCGGGCACCTGTATCAATTTGCTGCTTACCCTGACCTGTGCCTATGCGGTTTCGCAGCAAAAGTTTTTTCTCCGTAAGGGGCTCATGGTGTTCATTACCCTGACCATGATGTTCTCGGGGGGCATGATCCCGGGCTTCCTCCTGGTGACCCGTTTGGGGATCTATAATACCCGCTGGGCTATACTGCTCCCAGGGGCAGTTTCAGCCTGGAACCTCATCATTGCAAGGAACTTTTTTATGACTACTATCCCGGACGAATTAATCGAAAGCGCCAAAATAGACGGGGCCAATGATATTTCAATTTTTGCCCGCATAGTACTGCCCCTTTCGGGGGCAATAATTGCGGTGATGACTTTGTTTTATGCCGTGGGGCATTGGAATATGTGGTTCAAGGCTATGATCTATGTTCCCAACATAAATCTCCAGCCTTTGCAGCTTTATTTGCGGAATGTACTGCTCCTCAACTCCCCTGAAGCCATGGCGGGCCTTGACGACGCCATGGAAAGGATAGCCTATGCCATGCAGCTTAAATACGCAGTAATAGTGGTAGCCACACTGCCTGTAATGTGCCTTTACCCCTTTGTAGCAAAACACTTTGCCAAAGGGGTAATGGTCGGTGCGATTAAAGAATAA